In the Candidatus Kryptobacter tengchongensis genome, AAAATCTGGTTATTTTTTTAGTTTAAACTTTGCTTTCATAACCGCAGAAACAGCAGATTCATCGCATCCACCACCAATTCCCTTAATGACCTCAGCTCCCACCACATTTCCGTTTTCATCTACGAATGCCATAACATAAACTGTTCCCTCAATTCCAGCTCTTATAGCTGTCTCAGGATATACAACATTTCTCTGGATTGACTCAAGTCTACCGATTATCTCTGGCATCTCCTCAACTACCATAAGGAATTGCTCCTCAAACGGCACCTCTTCTTCCTTTTTGCTTAACTCCCCTTTCGGTGGGAGTGATTGAGGAATGTTAGGTTGTTTTTTAATATTTTTTGGCATAAGTGAAATATCAATCTTTAGATTCTCATCAGCTGATAAATTTACATTTTTAATTCGGGATAAGTGATATCCAACTGCGGAAACAACCAGGTTATACTTACCAGGCGGAATATTTTTTATCTCATAGTAACCAAATTCGTTACTAGATGCACCAAATAATGTGCCTTCAATAGAGATAGCTGCATGAATTACAGGCTCAGAAGTTATTTTGTCTTTGATCTCACCACTTATTGTTGTAGTTTGAGCATAAGAATTAATGATGAAAACCATGTTAAACAAAATAAAAAGCGCAAGTTTTAAAGATTTTCTTTGCATGTGATAAAATAGTTTTTGTTTTGTAATAATCATTTTCGTGCCACATACCATGCAGTAAAACTGTTCAAGTGAAAAATGGGCGAAGTTACCGCATTTCGGACAAAGCCGATATCTATCTTTGAT is a window encoding:
- a CDS encoding TonB family C-terminal domain-containing protein, with the translated sequence MQRKSLKLALFILFNMVFIINSYAQTTTISGEIKDKITSEPVIHAAISIEGTLFGASSNEFGYYEIKNIPPGKYNLVVSAVGYHLSRIKNVNLSADENLKIDISLMPKNIKKQPNIPQSLPPKGELSKKEEEVPFEEQFLMVVEEMPEIIGRLESIQRNVVYPETAIRAGIEGTVYVMAFVDENGNVVGAEVIKGIGGGCDESAVSAVMKAKFKLKK